From Veillonella dispar, one genomic window encodes:
- a CDS encoding DUF805 domain-containing protein, with amino-acid sequence MDLLYVVLRTLLICTVGLLIAFQGRRMGLSIFNLTGRLNRLQFIICFIVLMILFHIVHYIDDLFLDFVVSLPAYWFTRVIIWILLATLFPLSCILFGRRIHDIGFNAWAGILWSVIIIFINTYSAVSPFNYLLELFVWLIGFLFWVLPGQPEPNQYGNPPFMSVNRPTYESMQQPKSETEREIRKTVRKRRKKR; translated from the coding sequence ATGGATTTACTCTATGTTGTATTACGAACACTGCTCATATGTACTGTAGGTTTGCTCATCGCATTCCAAGGTCGACGTATGGGCCTATCGATTTTTAATCTAACGGGACGATTAAATCGACTTCAATTTATCATATGTTTTATCGTACTAATGATTTTATTCCACATCGTTCATTACATCGATGATCTATTCTTAGACTTTGTCGTATCCTTACCAGCTTATTGGTTTACACGGGTCATCATATGGATTTTATTAGCAACACTCTTCCCATTGTCCTGCATCTTATTTGGCCGTCGTATTCACGATATCGGCTTTAATGCATGGGCCGGGATTCTATGGTCGGTAATCATCATTTTCATCAACACCTATTCTGCTGTATCGCCATTCAATTACTTGCTTGAACTTTTCGTATGGCTCATAGGCTTCCTCTTTTGGGTTTTACCGGGACAACCGGAACCAAATCAATATGGGAATCCTCCATTTATGTCTGTGAATAGACCAACTTATGAGTCAATGCAACAACCTAAATCAGAAACAGAACGAGAAATTAGAAAAACCGTTCGCAAACGTCGTAAAAAGCGTTAA
- a CDS encoding helix-turn-helix domain-containing protein, which yields MRYSYEFKRKAIELFYQGEWPKTPNGVRTDTFHRLIRDWVKLEQLHGSAINKSRGANKYWSPEEKYELVCQVLSGQGLRAVAIVSGINSGQLYQWVHKYKTLGYNGLINKSKGRPPKDCKMKVTKTISPRKLKESEYEELIRLRAEIAYIKAENEVIKKEIALREEKEAARLKAKKQRLLKRSESKDIN from the coding sequence ATGAGATATAGTTATGAATTTAAAAGAAAAGCAATTGAATTATTCTACCAAGGTGAATGGCCCAAGACACCTAACGGTGTGAGGACAGATACATTTCATAGACTAATAAGAGACTGGGTTAAATTAGAACAGCTTCATGGCTCGGCCATTAATAAAAGTCGAGGGGCTAATAAGTATTGGTCTCCAGAAGAAAAATATGAGTTAGTATGCCAAGTTCTTTCTGGTCAAGGTTTAAGAGCAGTAGCTATTGTATCGGGCATTAATTCTGGACAACTGTATCAATGGGTTCATAAATATAAAACTTTGGGATACAATGGTCTTATTAATAAATCTAAAGGACGACCACCAAAGGATTGCAAAATGAAAGTAACTAAGACTATCTCACCTCGAAAACTCAAAGAGAGTGAATATGAGGAACTCATTCGCTTACGAGCTGAAATTGCTTATATTAAAGCTGAAAATGAAGTCATAAAAAAAGAGATTGCCTTGAGAGAAGAAAAGGAAGCTGCGCGTCTCAAGGCGAAAAAGCAGCGATTATTAAAACGCTCCGAAAGCAAGGATATCAATTAA
- a CDS encoding IS3 family transposase, whose amino-acid sequence MIKTLRKQGYQLKHLLKAMPMSKSTYYFELTKVDLVDKRNTKLKDEIQKIFTEHKGRYGVRRVYQELLNRGFVVNHKRVQRLMHSMGLAGKRPKEKYHSYKGKVGKIAENIVNRDFSTTAPLQKWTTDVSQFNFSWGKCYLSPILDMNTNEIVAYDLALRPNLEQISRMLEKAFKKFTNLSGLIFHSDQGWQYQHNYFRQALKKHGIIQSMSRKGNCYDNSVMETFFGRLKTEIYYGFETEYSSFNAFAVAIEEYINYYNNKRIQKKTKWMPPVKYREASMCLG is encoded by the coding sequence ATTATTAAAACGCTCCGAAAGCAAGGATATCAATTAAAGCATCTTTTGAAAGCTATGCCAATGTCCAAATCTACTTATTATTTTGAACTTACTAAAGTAGATCTTGTAGATAAAAGAAATACAAAGCTAAAAGATGAAATTCAAAAGATTTTTACAGAACATAAAGGTCGGTATGGTGTGCGGCGTGTATACCAAGAGCTTCTTAATCGAGGTTTTGTAGTCAATCATAAACGAGTACAAAGACTTATGCATAGTATGGGACTCGCAGGAAAGCGACCGAAGGAAAAGTATCACTCTTACAAAGGGAAAGTCGGCAAAATAGCGGAAAATATCGTCAATAGAGATTTTAGTACAACTGCACCATTACAAAAATGGACTACCGATGTATCTCAGTTCAATTTTTCGTGGGGAAAATGCTATTTATCGCCTATTTTAGATATGAATACGAATGAGATTGTTGCTTATGACTTAGCATTAAGGCCTAACTTAGAACAGATTTCTCGTATGTTAGAGAAAGCCTTTAAGAAGTTTACTAATCTTTCGGGATTAATCTTCCACTCTGACCAAGGCTGGCAATACCAACATAACTATTTTAGACAAGCACTTAAAAAACATGGCATTATTCAGTCTATGTCTAGAAAAGGAAATTGTTATGATAACTCTGTGATGGAAACCTTTTTTGGTAGATTGAAAACAGAAATATATTATGGTTTTGAAACAGAATATTCATCATTTAATGCTTTTGCAGTAGCAATAGAAGAATACATTAACTATTACAACAACAAAAGGATCCAGAAAAAAACAAAATGGATGCCTCCTGTAAAATACAGGGAAGCATCCATGTGTTTAGGCTAG
- the cydD gene encoding thiol reductant ABC exporter subunit CydD — translation MIQRTAFKALLEHKGQLLLLGLTCLVESLSIVGQAWFFGTLINNFIFSENTLQDERYTIIYLGIAIIVRLIAHYVQESVANRLGSAVKATFRKRALAHMFKLGVQHKERHGDVIHMLTDGLEQVDAYVARYIPQILYAIMIPLIMGIAIVDTLPIIGIILIVTVPLIPFFMILIGKQADRLNKEQWERMSFLSGHFLDVLQGITTLKLFGRAKDQIKVIGRLSEEFKDSTLRVLRVAFLSALVLELVSTISTALIAVYLGLTLLDGEIPFFSAFFILLLAPEFYTPFRQLGAAFHTGMAGKTSILKYEEFMNRQPSLPVGGQSKLQGPIQAIEIKDLTFTYEGSENGVQHISLVAKRNSPIMLVGESGAGKSTIAHIIGGFLTAPKGAVTIDGLDVCNIDIEWWRQQITYVSQHPHIMKGTLRDVVSFGMNVSDKEIIEACKEVQLLDVINRQQEGLDTIIGEGGLGLSGGERQRVALARAFLRKGQVLILDEVTAHLDVKTESIISSAIQRLMENKIVIIIGHRLQTMHWASTLYVLKQGRIIQQGSYEELIALDGYFKDLVTSGLGEFSSTIEEQLQTGKSFDIQDRDELDYSISIDKKDAYVRGNDTHTSEVSTSNMGLQGWRLLFTVLSPAKWSLVLALIFTFLTVFMNVGLLTVSAWLLASAALQPGLTYLSLAIVGVRFFGVSRAVCRYFERYTSHRMAFQGLYGLRVWFYAHLEPLAPAILKRFGAGDMLGRIMGDIEVLQFFYLRTLIPPVAAIALTVLVAYGVSTIDSTLVTPIVLSSLVLGLVLPLVVYAHNKQSLTEIGPQQGEYKSLLSDTMDSLEDVISYGNEDLVYHRIQHMMHIVDTNKGVIERGMNLGNTLFLGGVQITVVIVAILAANALTGAWASVMVAVAAIGTQAWFEALQPMIAAVHHGAESKVATSRLMALANEPMPVVDPKAPKPFNANRDITFTDVSFGYNQDRCIYEHLRLGIKQGQSVAIVGASGSGKTTLFNMLERLYDYGGSIHVGDVELKDISIDTWRNALGTITQDTYIFHASFEDNIRLARPDASATDLERAIDRASLRSVVDRLPVGLNTIVGSGGHGLSGGERQRVALARLFLRNPQIVLLDEPLEGLDQVTRKALHRDLMEYVKDKTCLYITHQLEGLEQMDRILFMDKGQIIEDGTYEELIALRGHFYEYCYLSMASIQ, via the coding sequence ATGATACAGCGTACCGCCTTTAAAGCGTTGCTAGAACATAAAGGTCAGCTTTTATTACTAGGCTTAACTTGTTTAGTTGAAAGTCTATCCATTGTTGGGCAAGCTTGGTTCTTTGGAACCTTAATTAATAATTTTATTTTTTCTGAAAATACCTTACAAGATGAAAGGTATACCATTATCTATTTAGGGATTGCTATTATTGTGAGATTAATAGCACATTATGTGCAAGAATCTGTAGCCAACCGATTGGGGAGTGCAGTAAAAGCAACCTTTAGAAAACGAGCTTTAGCACATATGTTTAAGCTAGGTGTTCAACATAAGGAGCGCCACGGCGATGTAATCCATATGCTTACAGATGGATTAGAGCAAGTAGATGCTTACGTAGCTCGATATATTCCGCAAATTTTATATGCTATTATGATTCCTCTTATCATGGGCATTGCTATTGTAGATACATTGCCTATAATTGGCATCATTCTAATTGTTACAGTACCATTGATTCCATTCTTTATGATTTTAATCGGCAAGCAAGCAGATCGCCTTAATAAAGAACAGTGGGAACGTATGAGTTTCTTGTCTGGGCATTTCCTCGATGTATTGCAAGGTATCACCACATTAAAACTTTTTGGCCGTGCGAAGGATCAAATCAAGGTCATTGGTCGTTTATCTGAAGAGTTTAAAGACTCTACTTTGCGTGTGTTGCGCGTGGCGTTCTTATCTGCATTGGTTCTTGAACTCGTAAGTACTATTAGTACGGCATTGATTGCAGTATACCTAGGCTTAACATTATTGGATGGGGAGATTCCATTCTTTTCCGCCTTCTTTATTTTGTTATTAGCACCAGAGTTCTATACGCCATTTAGACAACTGGGGGCTGCATTCCATACGGGAATGGCAGGGAAGACCTCCATTTTAAAATACGAAGAGTTTATGAATCGCCAGCCATCATTACCTGTAGGTGGGCAATCTAAACTTCAAGGACCTATACAAGCTATTGAAATTAAGGATTTAACATTTACCTATGAAGGTAGTGAAAATGGGGTACAACATATTTCTTTAGTGGCTAAACGCAATTCTCCGATTATGCTTGTTGGTGAAAGTGGAGCCGGGAAATCTACAATCGCTCATATTATTGGAGGCTTTTTAACTGCTCCTAAAGGTGCTGTTACCATCGATGGTCTTGATGTTTGTAATATCGATATTGAGTGGTGGCGCCAACAAATCACCTATGTATCCCAGCATCCTCATATCATGAAAGGGACCTTGCGTGACGTAGTATCCTTTGGGATGAATGTAAGTGATAAAGAGATTATAGAAGCATGTAAAGAAGTACAGCTACTGGATGTGATCAATAGACAACAAGAAGGTCTTGATACGATTATTGGTGAAGGTGGCTTAGGTCTTAGTGGTGGCGAACGTCAACGGGTGGCGTTAGCACGTGCGTTCTTACGAAAAGGGCAAGTGTTAATTCTCGATGAGGTAACGGCACATCTTGATGTAAAAACAGAATCTATCATAAGTAGTGCTATCCAACGTTTGATGGAGAATAAAATTGTTATTATTATTGGCCATCGCCTACAAACGATGCACTGGGCTTCTACGTTATACGTCTTAAAACAGGGGCGTATCATTCAACAAGGTTCTTATGAAGAGCTTATTGCGTTAGATGGATATTTTAAAGACCTTGTCACCTCTGGTTTAGGAGAATTTTCTTCAACTATTGAAGAGCAGTTGCAAACAGGGAAATCATTTGATATTCAAGATAGAGATGAGCTAGATTATTCAATTTCTATTGATAAAAAAGATGCTTATGTACGCGGAAACGATACACATACATCTGAAGTGTCAACGTCTAATATGGGCTTACAAGGATGGCGTTTATTATTCACTGTATTAAGTCCTGCAAAGTGGTCCTTGGTATTAGCTTTGATTTTTACATTCTTAACGGTATTCATGAATGTAGGGCTTTTAACTGTGTCTGCCTGGTTATTGGCTTCAGCTGCATTGCAACCAGGCCTTACTTATTTGAGCCTTGCCATTGTAGGGGTTCGATTCTTCGGCGTTAGCCGTGCCGTATGTCGCTATTTTGAGCGCTATACATCTCATCGGATGGCATTCCAAGGATTATATGGTTTGCGTGTATGGTTCTATGCTCATTTGGAACCATTAGCACCAGCTATTCTTAAACGCTTTGGTGCGGGGGATATGTTAGGCCGTATTATGGGGGATATAGAAGTATTACAATTCTTCTATTTGCGCACATTAATTCCTCCTGTAGCAGCCATTGCTTTAACTGTTTTAGTAGCCTATGGCGTTTCTACGATTGATAGCACTTTGGTTACGCCTATAGTTTTGTCGTCCCTAGTATTAGGTTTGGTATTGCCTTTAGTTGTATATGCTCATAATAAACAATCATTGACTGAGATTGGACCTCAACAAGGGGAGTATAAATCACTATTAAGTGATACTATGGATAGCTTAGAGGATGTCATTAGCTATGGCAATGAAGATTTAGTCTATCATCGTATTCAACATATGATGCATATTGTTGATACTAATAAGGGTGTTATTGAGCGTGGCATGAACTTAGGGAATACGCTGTTCCTAGGTGGTGTGCAAATTACTGTTGTCATTGTAGCTATATTGGCTGCCAATGCTTTGACAGGCGCTTGGGCTAGTGTTATGGTAGCGGTTGCTGCCATTGGTACACAAGCTTGGTTTGAAGCGTTACAACCTATGATTGCTGCCGTTCATCATGGTGCTGAAAGTAAGGTAGCTACGAGTCGTCTCATGGCACTCGCCAATGAGCCAATGCCTGTGGTAGACCCAAAGGCACCAAAACCATTCAATGCTAATCGAGACATTACCTTTACCGATGTATCCTTTGGTTATAATCAGGATCGTTGTATTTATGAACATCTTAGATTAGGCATTAAGCAAGGGCAATCAGTTGCTATCGTTGGTGCTAGTGGCTCTGGTAAGACTACATTATTTAATATGCTTGAGCGTTTATATGATTATGGTGGTTCCATTCATGTAGGTGATGTAGAATTAAAGGATATTTCTATAGATACATGGCGTAATGCGTTAGGAACTATTACACAAGATACGTATATCTTCCATGCGTCCTTTGAGGATAATATTCGACTAGCAAGGCCGGATGCTTCAGCTACTGATTTAGAGCGTGCTATCGACCGTGCTTCCTTGCGCTCTGTAGTGGATAGATTGCCGGTTGGTCTTAATACGATTGTTGGTAGTGGTGGTCATGGCTTAAGTGGTGGTGAACGCCAAAGGGTTGCATTAGCTCGATTATTCTTGCGAAATCCACAAATCGTTTTATTGGATGAACCATTGGAAGGTTTAGATCAAGTAACAAGAAAGGCTTTACATCGTGATTTGATGGAATATGTAAAGGATAAAACATGCTTATACATTACCCATCAGTTAGAAGGATTAGAGCAAATGGACCGTATCTTATTTATGGATAAAGGTCAAATTATAGAAGATGGAACTTATGAAGAGTTAATTGCGCTTCGTGGTCATTTCTACGAATATTGCTACCTATCTATGGCAAGTATTCAATAA
- the cydB gene encoding cytochrome d ubiquinol oxidase subunit II: MELIFNNLEVVWFILITVLFAGFFLLEGFDYGTGILLPFIGKTDVERRQMINALGPVWDGNEVWMITAGGALFASFPHVYATLFSGFYLALFLMLAALIIRGVSFEFRSKSPNLLWRKTFDYCIFFGSLIPALLWGVTVGNLIQGTPIDASMTYVGTFFDLLSPYTVLCGIAFILVFTYHGGLFTSIKTAGAVSERARAASLVVGVPTAIGALVLVAATYVCTDLFNSVLAIVCFALAIVFFLISWGAARTRNTKWGFVFSSLTVISVTAAYFAGLFPRIMVSSLNPDWSLTIANAGNSTYTLTLMTCVAFVFVPIVLAYQIWVYWTFRHRVSEKDLHY; this comes from the coding sequence ATGGAATTAATTTTTAATAACCTTGAAGTGGTATGGTTTATTTTAATTACTGTACTATTCGCTGGCTTCTTCTTATTAGAAGGTTTTGACTATGGTACTGGTATTTTATTACCATTCATCGGTAAAACTGACGTTGAACGTCGTCAAATGATCAATGCCTTGGGCCCTGTTTGGGATGGCAACGAGGTATGGATGATTACTGCAGGTGGTGCATTATTTGCATCCTTCCCTCATGTATATGCTACATTGTTTAGTGGTTTCTATTTAGCGTTATTCTTAATGCTTGCGGCTCTTATTATCCGTGGCGTATCTTTTGAATTCCGATCCAAGAGCCCTAACTTGTTATGGCGTAAAACTTTTGACTACTGCATTTTCTTTGGTTCCTTGATTCCTGCATTATTGTGGGGCGTTACAGTTGGTAACTTGATTCAAGGTACTCCAATTGATGCAAGCATGACATATGTAGGCACATTCTTTGATTTATTAAGCCCATACACAGTACTTTGCGGTATTGCATTTATCTTGGTATTCACATACCATGGTGGCTTATTCACTTCTATCAAAACAGCTGGTGCGGTTTCCGAACGCGCTCGTGCAGCTTCTTTGGTAGTTGGTGTTCCTACTGCAATCGGTGCCTTAGTATTGGTTGCTGCTACATATGTATGTACAGATTTGTTCAACTCTGTATTAGCAATCGTGTGCTTCGCATTAGCAATCGTGTTCTTCCTCATTTCTTGGGGTGCTGCACGTACCCGCAATACAAAATGGGGCTTTGTATTTAGCTCCTTAACTGTTATTTCTGTAACAGCTGCTTACTTTGCTGGTTTGTTCCCTCGCATCATGGTTTCTTCTTTGAATCCTGATTGGAGCTTAACTATTGCAAATGCAGGTAACTCTACTTACACATTGACATTGATGACTTGTGTAGCCTTCGTATTTGTGCCAATCGTATTGGCTTACCAAATCTGGGTATACTGGACATTCCGTCATCGTGTATCTGAAAAAGACTTACACTATTAA
- a CDS encoding cytochrome ubiquinol oxidase subunit I, whose protein sequence is MFEAVDLARLQFALTSIYHWLFVPFTLGMTVTVAILEWTYVSTGKEVYKKMAKFWGKLFLINFAMGVVTGIVQEFHFGMNWAEYSRFMGDIFGAPLALEALMAFFLESTFMGVWIFGWDRLNKTVHALVATLVALGTNLSAFWILVANSFMQHPVGYVIRNGRAEMDNFLTIVQNGYVPGQFFHIVLNGLLTAGVIIMAISAWHLLRNNATDFYRRSAKWGMVIALVFGTLGALAGHHQGQYITKVQPMKMAAMEALWETQDPAPFSLVANIDTKAQKNTGALEIPGGLSFLTQNSFTSGKVEGIKDLQAKSEAQYGPGNYIPDVPAIFWTFRIMVAAGSIMLLVAFVGLILNAKDKLVGNRTFLKIMFWTLPLPFIAHSTGWFVAEAGRQPWLVYGLQLTADGASKAVTAPEIMTTIIGFTVVYIVAAIAALYLAVEHIKKGPDGNPSHDVVEKEEARLWN, encoded by the coding sequence ATGTTTGAAGCTGTAGATTTAGCTCGATTACAATTTGCGCTAACATCTATCTATCACTGGTTGTTTGTGCCGTTCACACTAGGCATGACAGTGACTGTAGCTATCTTAGAGTGGACATATGTGTCTACAGGTAAAGAAGTTTACAAAAAAATGGCAAAATTCTGGGGCAAATTGTTCCTAATTAACTTTGCTATGGGTGTGGTAACTGGTATTGTTCAGGAATTCCATTTCGGTATGAACTGGGCAGAATATTCTCGTTTTATGGGTGACATTTTCGGCGCTCCATTGGCCCTTGAAGCATTAATGGCATTTTTCTTGGAATCTACATTCATGGGTGTATGGATCTTTGGCTGGGATCGTTTAAATAAAACTGTTCATGCCCTTGTAGCTACGTTGGTAGCATTAGGTACAAACCTATCTGCATTCTGGATTCTCGTAGCGAACTCCTTCATGCAACATCCTGTAGGTTATGTAATTCGCAATGGCCGTGCAGAAATGGACAATTTCTTAACAATTGTTCAAAACGGCTATGTACCAGGCCAATTCTTCCATATCGTGTTGAATGGTTTATTAACAGCAGGCGTAATTATCATGGCTATCAGTGCATGGCACTTATTGCGCAACAATGCGACAGACTTCTACCGTCGTTCCGCTAAATGGGGCATGGTTATTGCTCTTGTATTCGGTACTTTAGGCGCTTTGGCAGGTCATCATCAAGGTCAATACATTACAAAAGTACAACCTATGAAAATGGCTGCTATGGAAGCATTGTGGGAAACACAAGATCCAGCTCCATTCTCTTTGGTAGCTAACATTGATACTAAAGCACAAAAAAATACGGGCGCCCTTGAAATCCCTGGTGGTTTGTCCTTCTTGACTCAAAACTCCTTTACTTCTGGTAAAGTAGAAGGTATCAAAGATCTTCAAGCTAAATCCGAGGCTCAATACGGTCCTGGTAACTATATTCCAGATGTTCCAGCAATCTTCTGGACATTCCGTATCATGGTTGCAGCTGGTTCCATTATGTTACTTGTTGCATTCGTAGGCCTTATCCTTAATGCAAAAGATAAATTGGTTGGTAATCGCACATTCTTGAAAATTATGTTCTGGACATTGCCATTGCCATTCATTGCTCATTCCACCGGTTGGTTTGTAGCAGAAGCAGGTCGTCAACCATGGCTTGTATATGGCTTGCAATTAACTGCAGACGGTGCATCTAAAGCCGTTACAGCTCCAGAAATTATGACTACTATCATCGGCTTTACAGTTGTGTACATCGTAGCAGCTATTGCAGCTCTCTACCTTGCTGTAGAACACATCAAAAAAGGTCCAGATGGTAACCCATCTCACGATGTAGTTGAAAAAGAGGAGGCGAGATTATGGAATTAA
- a CDS encoding RrF2 family transcriptional regulator, with amino-acid sequence MKLNQATDYAFRMVLHMALLPSGTKLTGSVLAEQELIPERFLLKIMRSLIAAGIMKSFRGVDGGFALNRDPQEISLLDVIRAVEGDAYLQRCLYDVGSCSKSCMGHCAINEAMGTIQDQLINQLEQVNFKTLAQREQLIEAEALPYSQAQ; translated from the coding sequence ATGAAGTTAAATCAGGCCACGGATTATGCATTTCGCATGGTCTTACATATGGCGCTCTTACCTTCGGGAACGAAGCTAACGGGTTCTGTATTGGCTGAGCAAGAATTGATTCCAGAACGATTTTTGCTCAAGATTATGCGTAGTCTCATTGCAGCTGGGATTATGAAATCCTTTCGTGGTGTAGATGGTGGGTTTGCCCTCAATCGAGACCCTCAAGAGATTTCATTGCTCGATGTAATTAGAGCGGTAGAAGGGGATGCGTATTTACAACGGTGTTTATATGATGTAGGTTCTTGCTCTAAGTCTTGTATGGGACATTGTGCTATCAATGAGGCTATGGGGACGATTCAGGACCAATTAATTAATCAGTTGGAGCAGGTTAACTTTAAAACGCTTGCTCAACGTGAACAGTTGATTGAGGCTGAAGCGTTGCCATATTCACAAGCGCAATGA
- a CDS encoding MogA/MoaB family molybdenum cofactor biosynthesis protein yields the protein MSYEVVARPLRVAVLTVSDTRTFETDKGGNKVQEFLEQADHIVVDRKIVIDDYDEIRNAMIPWCNDESIDVIISTGGTGIAKRDVTIEAANSLYEKHIPGFGEIFRYLSYTEDIGTKAMASRAEAGVNNNTLMFSVPGSVGAVTLAMSKLIIPEMAHLVREITK from the coding sequence ATGTCTTACGAAGTTGTAGCAAGACCTTTACGCGTTGCTGTTTTAACAGTTTCTGATACTCGTACCTTTGAAACCGATAAAGGCGGTAATAAAGTACAAGAGTTTTTAGAACAAGCAGACCATATTGTGGTAGATCGTAAAATTGTTATTGATGATTACGATGAAATTAGAAATGCTATGATCCCATGGTGTAATGATGAATCTATTGATGTTATCATTTCTACAGGTGGTACGGGAATTGCTAAGCGCGATGTAACAATTGAAGCAGCGAATAGTCTCTATGAGAAACATATCCCTGGTTTTGGGGAAATCTTTAGATATTTGTCCTATACAGAGGATATTGGGACTAAGGCGATGGCATCTCGTGCAGAAGCGGGAGTCAACAATAACACCTTGATGTTCTCTGTTCCAGGCTCTGTAGGTGCCGTTACTTTGGCGATGAGTAAACTTATTATTCCTGAAATGGCACATCTCGTACGAGAAATTACAAAATAA
- a CDS encoding polysaccharide deacetylase family protein: MYKYGKSCIKKLLYFLSICIAILAISFGVMWGLSTDYKIYGVPVLNYHQVNDEKHSALTLHVDQFREQMEYLHNQGYNTITLDQLYDYLENGTELPNKPIVITFDDGYVDNYNNALPILKEYNMKATLFMISDAANTPGFVSTEQMHKMEAGGFDIQGHTNHHKILTKIDPTELPDALLGGKTSLEGILGEPIEYLAYPGGFNDMLVQYVTKQSGYKMAFTVQPGTVQPGDNLYALNRLAIFQGDTPYLSFWMRLHCAPFIHYTWALRDFLRDNGWPRLASIIPLF, translated from the coding sequence ATGTATAAATATGGCAAGAGCTGTATTAAAAAATTATTATATTTTCTTTCAATATGTATTGCAATTTTAGCTATCTCATTTGGTGTTATGTGGGGGCTGTCTACTGATTATAAGATCTATGGTGTACCAGTTCTTAATTACCATCAAGTAAATGATGAAAAGCATTCTGCATTAACACTTCATGTTGATCAGTTTAGAGAGCAGATGGAGTATTTACATAATCAGGGATACAACACGATTACATTAGATCAATTATATGATTATTTAGAAAATGGTACTGAATTACCGAATAAGCCAATTGTTATTACCTTTGATGATGGTTATGTTGATAACTACAATAATGCATTGCCTATTTTAAAGGAATACAATATGAAGGCTACCTTGTTTATGATTAGTGATGCTGCTAATACGCCTGGTTTTGTTTCTACAGAACAAATGCATAAAATGGAAGCAGGTGGCTTTGATATTCAAGGTCATACTAATCATCATAAAATCTTAACAAAAATTGACCCTACTGAGTTGCCAGATGCTTTGCTTGGAGGAAAGACTTCATTAGAGGGGATTTTAGGTGAGCCTATTGAATATTTAGCATATCCTGGTGGGTTTAACGATATGCTCGTTCAATATGTAACTAAACAGTCTGGTTATAAAATGGCTTTCACAGTACAACCAGGTACAGTACAGCCAGGAGATAATCTATATGCCTTAAATCGATTGGCTATATTCCAAGGTGATACACCATATCTATCGTTCTGGATGCGCCTACATTGTGCACCATTTATTCACTACACATGGGCATTACGTGATTTTTTACGCGATAATGGATGGCCGAGATTAGCATCTATTATTCCGTTATTCTAG
- the speE gene encoding polyamine aminopropyltransferase → MSQWITEEQTPHLRLSAEAEEVLYSGESEFQKIEVFKSKEYGTMLALDGVFQTSEREEFIYHEMMSHVPLFLHPNPERVLIIGGGDGGVARECVRHDCVKEVTMVEIDGKVVELAKQYLPTIAKAMIENNPKLTVKIGDGIGFMAEAEDYYDVIIVDCSDPIGPGEGLFTEEFYKNTLKALKKDGLFVQQTESPMLHQPLVEKVFGYVNNHFPIARLYTAFIPIYPAGMHCFTLGSKTFDPLTWTPNREQNFETKYYNAEIQKAAFALPNFVKNYLLTK, encoded by the coding sequence ATGAGTCAATGGATTACAGAGGAACAAACTCCTCATTTACGTCTTAGCGCTGAAGCAGAAGAGGTATTATACTCTGGTGAATCTGAGTTCCAAAAAATTGAAGTGTTTAAATCTAAAGAGTACGGTACGATGCTCGCATTAGATGGTGTATTCCAAACGTCTGAGCGTGAAGAGTTCATCTACCATGAAATGATGAGTCATGTTCCATTGTTTTTACATCCAAATCCTGAACGTGTATTAATCATCGGTGGCGGTGATGGTGGCGTAGCTAGAGAATGTGTACGCCATGATTGTGTAAAAGAAGTAACAATGGTTGAAATCGATGGTAAGGTTGTAGAGCTTGCTAAACAATATTTACCAACTATTGCTAAAGCTATGATTGAAAACAATCCTAAATTAACTGTAAAAATTGGTGATGGCATTGGCTTTATGGCAGAAGCAGAAGATTACTATGATGTAATTATTGTAGACTGCTCCGACCCAATCGGTCCTGGTGAAGGTTTATTTACTGAAGAGTTCTATAAAAATACATTAAAAGCTCTTAAAAAAGATGGCTTATTTGTACAACAAACAGAATCTCCTATGTTACATCAACCGCTTGTTGAAAAAGTGTTTGGTTACGTAAATAATCACTTCCCAATTGCACGTTTATATACTGCATTTATTCCAATTTACCCAGCAGGCATGCATTGCTTCACTTTAGGCTCCAAAACATTTGATCCATTAACATGGACTCCAAACCGTGAACAAAACTTTGAAACTAAGTACTATAATGCTGAAATTCAAAAGGCTGCTTTTGCTTTGCCAAATTTTGTAAAAAACTATTTGCTAACTAAGTAA